GCTCTTAGAGCCACCCAGAGACAATTCTATCCGCCTTTGGGGTTGATAAGTCAGCCGAAGACGAGTTGTGCACTCTGAATCTTATGTAACCACGACATTAAAGGAACATTAAAGTGCATAGCCATCCCAATCGGGTGAGATTATGACGATCCCCGATGACCTCATCCGGTTACCTAACCCAAATCACATGCTGGctgtcaaagaaagaaacaaaaaaggacaaaaaaaaaaaaaaaaagtcaaaccCCGTGCAGGCGGACGGGGCGTGACAGGGAAAGCAAACAATACAATCCCTAATAGGATATGCTTTGTCTGCAGcatgtcttcttcaactccttgCATTCGCTGATCTCTCGTATTTGTTGTTTCCTCCCTTCACAAACAATATATACAACACTTTCGAGGCGCATCTCGTGAAGCGGTTATAGACGTCTATTGATCCGTCCTCATTCTTCCCCTATTTACCCCGCCGGAGGTTCGAAACATCCAACGAGTCACTACGCCACTGTTGCCTTGACTTGGCTCTCCAGTCGCTTCAGTTGCCAGCATACCTacattttcctctctcttacttcttctattttcgcTCGCTTCATCTCATTCTTCGGTCGGGTTTAGAAACTCTCTACTTTTGACATCCCGCACTTCCACACTATGGGGAAAGCCCCCGCCGCGATCGTTATTGCGAGGTATGTCTCAAAGACTTTGGGCCTTTCCGTTACGAACTGGtgtttttccattttctgttcttttctttctctcctctttctttctatgtTAACGGAACTTGCTGACCGGTAGTGATGTACTAGACATGGTGCCCGTTTAGATGCTGCCGATAAGAACTGGCATCTGACGTCTCCAACTCCCTACGACCCTCCGCTTTCTTATGGCGGTTGGCTTCAGTCCCGTGCTCTGGGGGCCCGTATCGGCAATGTTTTAAAGTCTCTGGACAACGATATCCTTCCCGAGCAAACAGATGGCGAGACGTTGCCATCGTTTCGCCCACATCCTTCCAAGCGAAAGCGTCGAATTGTTATCCATTCCTCCCCCTATCTTCGGTGTCTACAGACCTCGATCGCTGTCGGTTCCGGGATAAGCCAGCACTATCCCGATAGCACAGGCCCAGGCCCGGGTTGGAGTCAGCCGAATGGGTTCCTGTCCGCCCCCGTCATGTCTCCAGCACAGGAGCCGACCACTGGCGCAATCACCAGTGCCCCTGCAGCTCCCGGTGATCAGCGATCTCTTCTACGTGTTGACGCCTTTCTCGGCGAATGGCTATGTCCAGACTATTTCGAGGAAATTACCCCGCCCCCTAAGTCAGAGAGGCTGATCGCTGCCGCCAAGGCCGAACTATTACGACGCGACAGCATCGTACCGGAAGCCGATACTAAACCTGCCACGGGCTTTTTCCCGGGTGGCTGGGGCAGCCTTGGCAACAAACCCCTGTCTCCCCCtattgaagaggaggatcGCAAGGTCTATTCCGTGTACACGTCAAACGAGCGTCGGGAGGGACAGAGAAATCGGGCCGGCAGTTGTGACACCCTGCGGTCCGCAGACACCCCACGCACCCGGAGGTTGCTCAGCAaaatcaacaccaacctcCCGCCCATCCCCGATGGGGCGTACATGCCCCCGACGCCGAGCTATGCCATCTCGCCGTCCGATCCGATCCCCACCGGTTATGTCACGCACGCTCGGGATGCTTGTGTGAGAATCGACTATCCGTGGGATAGCATGCGAGACCCGCCGAATTGGGGAAATGGGGGTGAGTACGGCGAAGAATGGAGTACGATGCACACGCGCTTTCATACCGGACTGGAGCGGATGGTCCGCTGGTATCAGGAGCACGATGCATCCCTTCCCTCCGGTCGGCGTCGGCGTCATTCGCAACTATCCGTGTCCGAGAGCGCAGAGGAGTCGAAGATCCcggacgacgaggacgagcCCACCGACACGATCTTGGTAATCGTCACTCATGGGGCAGGCTGCAATGCACTCATCGGAGCCATCACCGGCGAGCCTGCCCTTGTGGACATCAATACGGCGTCCCTCACGCTGGCAGTCCCGAAGGACCGGGTGGCTGTCACCGAGAAAGCAGACACGATCGGCGGACCTGTAGCGCCGTATCGTCCCGGAAACGATCAGGTCGAGTTACGCGATTACAAGCTACAGCTGGTGGCGTCGACCGATCATTTACGGCCGGTCACGAACCTGTCGACATCCGTCCTTTCATCGCCCAGTAGTTTAAGTTCTCCATCGTCCGCATACCGTCCTCGATTCTCGACCCGCCCGTCTTTACCACAAGGCGGGTTCGTGATCGGTCCTTCTGCTGTGTCTGGACCGGGCACCGGTTCGTGGACATTTTCACGACCTTCCACCGCTCCTCGCGGTCCCAGCGGTCTGTGGGGCTCTAACTCGATCTCGGCCGGGGACACGGCGGACGATATCATCCCCAACTTCGGTGATCCCTGGTCGGGGTCCAATGGGACTAGCAACAATGACCACCACTCCGGCAAGAAGTCGGAAGAGTCGTCAGATTGGACGCCACAGCTGCCACAGAGAACGCTCTCTCAACGAGGTCTATGGGGGAGTAGGCCTTCGAAGGAGCCCCATGTCAAGCGGCGCTGGACGGTGACCGAACGACGAGTTTAACGGGCGTAGACGATTAGACCAGGCGCAGAATacctttcttctcatttgtATCACGCACATCTAGCGGACTCTTCCCCTTTTGgtttccccctttcccctttcccctttcccttttccctcttttctcttctcagTTCTTCGGCGAGGCGTTTTTGGGATCATAGCGAACTGGAGCGTTTAATGATTGCATGAAAATACTAGTATACTATGACTTTGGGAGATCGGGTTCTTTAACCCATCTGAACACATCTACTCAACTCTGGGAATGTACAACAATGTTAATACCACTCCACCTCGGTAACCTCGGCTGGCGGCCTTTGATGTGATGTACTAGTGAACAGCATTTCTTAAAGGTCGTTTCTGTAAAGCGGAAATCATTGAATCTGCAGACCCACTCCAGCCAAACCTGATTCTCCTCTTATAAACAGTTGGAACATTTGCTTCTCTGTCAATCTGATTGTGGAAATTCTCGCTAACCTTTTAGGTCTTACGGCAGCAATGGCACTGATCTATAGCTAAGCAGCCTATCACAACACCAACGGACGTCTCCCTCTAAAAGGCACCGATGCCACCGGTAAGAATGGTGTTCTTTTCCTGCTCCACATGCGCTGCTTTGAACACGTTGTATTTCTGGTCATGCCAGTTCAGGGCGGAGACTACAGTGTTCTCGCTCGTACGGAATTCGGTTTCGTTTCCTGGACGGAGGAAGTAGGCGGTCGAGTAGCGATACTCACTCTCATGGCCTGGAACCGGCACAACGCGGTGCAGTGCACTCAACAAATCATTTCCTGATAAGAACCGCAACGCATCCCCGACATTCACGACATACAGCCCTGGTCGCGGTTGGACGTATTTCCAGCTGTTGGTGGCCTGCGCATAGACCTGGAGACCCCATTGCTCGCAGTAAAGGAGAGTCAGAGTCCCAAGGTCGGTGTGCATGTTGTGACCGACACCACTGGACTTGTCTGCGCACTGCTTGGCGTAGCGGAAGTACATCATGGTGGACTGCGAGGACATATTTTCCTGATGATAATCCTCGAGTCGCACAGGTGGCTGGAGCAGATCAGACAGACACGACAAAATAGTCAATGTGACGCCGTGGGATATCTCCAGATCGTCGCGAAAGACCTCTTTGTCATTCTTGAATACTTCAGGAAGAGAGTCGCCAGTTCCCAAGAAGTTGTCCCGTGGTAGCTACTAGATGGTGAGACCATTGGCCATTGATCGTATAGTCTGCGACTCACCTTGATGTTCTCAAATCCGTCCTTCATATGCTTGACAACACCGCTCAATGTACCAGGAGGCTTGTATCTGAATCAAGTCAGCTTTTATAGAAAGGGAAGAGTCAGAATACCAACCCATTGGTCACTGAATCCTTGTGaagcttcatcttctcctcattgGGACGGTCAAACCAATCTTTCATCAAAGAGAGGGCTTTCAGTCGCTGATGGAGCCCATGAGACACATTGGAACCAGCAAGATCCAGGTAGAAGAAGCCTTGTTTGCGACAAGCATCGAGAAGCTTGTTCAACTCGGTCTGGTCTTTGCTCGCAAGCTTCGCAAAGCTCAAGACCTCTAGATGAGCAATATCGGTTTTATCCATGGTGAGAGATCACCGAGCACCTGGGGATGAGAGACGGTTGTAGCAAGATTCTAGGTAAAACAGTGAGAGTTTGGATTGCATCAGCTTCAGACAAAGGGCATAAGATATTAAGCACACTCGCACAGAGACTCCTCTGACACATGCATGCGGGGGATAATCCCCGTCGGATACACCGATTGGTAGTGTATCAGGCTCTCTGCTGCTACTCCACAGCCTTGTGGTTGACTGTCAGGATACGGTGCAATTTTACCGAAGCCC
This window of the Aspergillus oryzae RIB40 DNA, chromosome 8 genome carries:
- a CDS encoding uncharacterized protein (predicted protein), with protein sequence MGKAPAAIVIARHGARLDAADKNWHLTSPTPYDPPLSYGGWLQSRALGARIGNVLKSLDNDILPEQTDGETLPSFRPHPSKRKRRIVIHSSPYLRCLQTSIAVGSGISQHYPDSTGPGPGWSQPNGFLSAPVMSPAQEPTTGAITSAPAAPGDQRSLLRVDAFLGEWLCPDYFEEITPPPKSERLIAAAKAELLRRDSIVPEADTKPATGFFPGGWGSLGNKPLSPPIEEEDRKVYSVYTSNERREGQRNRAGSCDTLRSADTPRTRRLLSKINTNLPPIPDGAYMPPTPSYAISPSDPIPTGYVTHARDACVRIDYPWDSMRDPPNWGNGGEYGEEWSTMHTRFHTGLERMVRWYQEHDASLPSGRRRRHSQLSVSESAEESKIPDDEDEPTDTILVIVTHGAGCNALIGAITGEPALVDINTASLTLAVPKDRVAVTEKADTIGGPVAPYRPGNDQVELRDYKLQLVASTDHLRPVTNLSTSVLSSPSSLSSPSSAYRPRFSTRPSLPQGGFVIGPSAVSGPGTGSWTFSRPSTAPRGPSGLWGSNSISAGDTADDIIPNFGDPWSGSNGTSNNDHHSGKKSEESSDWTPQLPQRTLSQRGLWGSRPSKEPHVKRRWTVTERRV
- a CDS encoding uncharacterized protein (predicted protein), which codes for MDKTDIAHLEVLSFAKLASKDQTELNKLLDACRKQGFFYLDLAGSNVSHGLHQRLKALSLMKDWFDRPNEEKMKLHKDSVTNGYKPPGTLSGVVKHMKDGFENIKLPRDNFLGTGDSLPEVFKNDKEVFRDDLEISHGVTLTILSCLSDLLQPPVRLEDYHQENMSSQSTMMYFRYAKQCADKSSGVGHNMHTDLGTLTLLYCEQWGLQVYAQATNSWKYVQPRPGLYVVNVGDALRFLSGNDLLSALHRVVPVPGHERNETEFRTSENTVVSALNWHDQKYNVFKAAHVEQEKNTILTGGIGAF